In Pyrus communis chromosome 8, drPyrComm1.1, whole genome shotgun sequence, one genomic interval encodes:
- the LOC137741326 gene encoding deoxypodophyllotoxin synthase-like codes for MTMSTQAAAAKIPVVDFSMDGMKPGTSSWLSIRDDVCHALEELGCFIAILPNKLPLEELHNSFAGALKELLDFPMDVKVRDKKGAYLSIHPAHEGLGVLNNTSEEIQKFTRHFWPNGNDLFCEGALEYAKAMEELDQVVTRMVFENYGVEKYHDAHVQSTSYHLRFNKYKNPKKTGMDVGLKPHTDNSFSSILHQNQVCGLEICTKDGDWIVFYPPPSSVLYLAGDVFQIWSNDRIQPCRHRVSLTEDEERFSIGQFTFMKEVVSIPNELVDEDHPRLYKPLEHLEFFKEVKIIDGKPDRVIQEHCRI; via the exons ATGACCATGAGCACCCAAGCAGCAGCGGCCAAAATTCCAGTGGTAGATTTCTCCATGGACGGCATGAAGCCCGGGACAAGTTCTTGGCTCTCAATACGCGATGACGTTTGCCATGCACTTGAAGAGCTTGGCTGTTTCATAGCAATCCTGCCCAACAAACTTCCTTTGGAGGAGCTCCACAACTCCTTCGCTGGTGCATTGAAAGAGTTGTTAGATTTCCCCATGGACGTCAAAGTGCGAGACAAAAAAGGGGCCTATTTATCTATCCATCCTGCCCATGAAGGCTTGGGGGTGCTTAATAACACCTCTGAAGAAATTCAGAAGTTCACTCGTCATTTTTGGCCTAATGGAAACGATCTTTTTTG TGAGGGTGCACTTGAGTATGCAAAAGCGATGGAAGAACTAGATCAAGTTGTGACAAGAATGGTATTTGAAAACTACGGTGTGGAGAAGTATCATGATGCTCACGTTCAATCAACTTCTTACCATCTCCGGttcaataaatacaaaaatccCAAGAAAACTGGAATGGACGTGGGGTTAAAACCTCATACGGACAATAGCTTCTCCTCCATACTCCATCAAAATCAGGTCTGTGGTCTGGAGATATGTACAAAGGATGGCGACTGGATAGTTTTTTATCCTCCGCCGTCATCCGTTCTATACCTAGCCGGAGATGTATTTCAG ATTTGGAGCAACGACAGAATACAACCTTGTAGACATAGAGTTTCGTTGACGGAAGATGAAGAAAGATTCTCGATTGGTCAATTCACATTTATGAAAGAGGTGGTGAGCATACCAAACGAACTCGTGGACGAGGATCACCCTCGACTGTACAAGCCACTGGAACATTTAGAATTTTTCAAAGAAGTAAAAATCATTGACGGTAAGCCTGACCGTGTAATCCAGGAACACTGTCGCATTTGA
- the LOC137741862 gene encoding deoxypodophyllotoxin synthase-like, with protein sequence MTMSTQAAAAKIPVVDFSMDGMKPGTSSWLSIRDDVCHALEELGCFIAILPDKLPLEELHNSFVGALKELLDFPMDVKVRDKKGAYLSINPPHEGLGALNNTSKEIQKFTRHFWPNGNDLFCCRLLNIDNI encoded by the exons ATGACCATGAGCACCCAAGCAGCAGCGGCCAAAATTCCAGTGGTAGATTTCTCTATGGACGGCATGAAGCCCGGGACAAGTTCTTGGCTCTCAATACGCGACGACGTTTGCCATGCACTTGAAGAGCTTGGCTGTTTCATAGCAATCCTGCCCGACAAACTTCCTTTGGAGGAGCTTCACAACTCCTTCGTTGGTGCATTGAAAGAGTTGTTAGATTTCCCCATGGACGTCAAAGTGCGAGACAAAAAAGGGGCCTATTTATCTATCAATCCTCCCCATGAAGGATTGGGGGCGCTTAATAACACCTCTAAAGAAATTCAGAAGTTCACTCGTCATTTTTGGCCTAATGGAAACGATCTTTTTTG ctGTCGTTTGTTGAACATTGATAACATTTGA